The genomic interval TGAGCTGGCATTGATATTCCCTGTTAATGTACATTGTGAATTAACATTGTGAACAAAAAAGAATAACATTATTAAAACCCTAAATATTTGTCTCATAAAAGTAATATGATCTCGTGATGAACGAATTTTCAACTCGCAAATTTATTATTCCCTAACTTAATTACGAATTAAAGACGATAATAGGTTTTTTTTATCGATTAAGTGTATGATTTAACAGTTGTTAAGTGTATTTATGATTGATAGAGAGGGTATTGTGAATTATTATTGAAAATTATTTAGTTACTATGTTAGATGAATTTTGTAATTTTCCCTTTTTAAAACACTATAAAAAATCAATGCATATTCTCCAAGAAGTAAAACGAAAAATAGAATTTTATTGTATTTACCAAGATCGTTGCCATGAAGAAGTAATTTCTAAATTACGCGAAATGCAAATGGATAGAGATGAGGTTGATGTCATCATAAGCCAGCTCATTACTGATAATTTTCTAAATGAAGAGCGTTTTGCCTGCAGTTATGCTCGGGGGAAACACCGTATCAAGCATTGGGGTAAAATTAGAATTACCAACGAACTGAAATTTCGAAAAATCAATCAAACCTTAATTAAAATCGCTTTAAAGGAAATAAAGGAGGAGTATGATTCTAATTTTGAAATTTGGTCTCAAAAACATTGGGAAACGATAACCGAAAAGAATGTCTTGAAAAAGAGAAAAAAATTCTGTGATTATTTTTTAAGGAGAGGGTTTGAGTCTTTTTTGGTTTATGATCGCGTCAAGGAATTGGAGTAAAATAATCCGTACGATTTTGGGACGCTGATAAAACGGATTTTCTAATGCAAAGACACGGATAAAAACAGATTTTTTTAATTGAGGTTATGAGGTGTTTTTTTTGGGAACACAGATTTTAGAAATTTAAGAAATCATAATAATCTTTGTAATAAATGATAAAAAAGTATTGTAATCTATGTTTTTTTAAAATCAAAAATTGTTAATCTTAAATACTCAGCAATATACTCACAGCATTTCCGCCAAAACCAACCGAATTCACTAATACTTTTCGAATCGGTTTTGTTTGTTGTTGTGCTTTCGCAAAAGGAACAGGGATGAATTGATTGTATTGTAACATCATGACTGCTAATTCAATACTTAACATGCCCGAAGTACCAAAAGTATGTCCTGTCTTCCATTTATTGGTAGTTAACAAAGGCAAATTTTCACTGAATATTTTCTGAATTGCTTTGTATTCTGTCAAATCACCTTTTACAGTTCCGGGTGCATGCATAACAATAGCATCAATATCTGACATGTCAATATTTGCTAAAGCCATTTTCATCGATTTTTGGAAACAAATTGCTTCTGCTGAAATCGAAATATTATGTTCCAAAATTTCAGTAGCATAACCAAAACCTTCCACATAGGCCAGAGCATTTTCTTTTTCACCCAATTCCAAACAGCATACTGAGGCACCTTCGCCCAAAATCATAGTGTTTTGCTTTTTATCTAAATCCAAAGCTCTGTTAGGATATTCGTCTTGATTTTTAGAATAGATTTTTAATGCTCGCATTTGCCCAATGGTAAAATCGGTCAATGGTGCTTCACTACCACCAACCAAAAATTTTGTTGCCATCCCAGCTTTCAACCAAGCAATTCCGTTCAATAGAGAATGTAAGGCAGTAGAGCAAGTAATAGAATGGGATATTTCTGGACCAGTAGTTTGTAAATCATGTGCAACCCAAGAAGAAATATTTCCCAACGTAGTAGTAGGGGAGGCGAGCGTCTGTGCTTTTCCAGATTCCAAATATTCTTTATAGTGTTTTTCAAATAAGTCCGTCGCACCTCGAGAAGAACCAATATTGATTCCAAAATCATCCCCTTTTGTCCAGCCAGCTTGAGCAATGGCTTGGCGCGAAGCACTGATAGCTAGTAAAACTGTTTTGTCCAGCGATTTATACTTGGAGTCCGATGCGCTTAATTTTTTTAAGCTAATAGCATCTTCATTGCTAATAGCGCCCACTAAAGTTTCTTGATGGTCCAAAAACTGTTTAGAAAAACAAGTTTTAGAATTCAAGTAATTGTTCCAGATTTCAAGTGGTTTCGAACCCAAAGGAGAGATAGAGGCTAAGGCAGTAATGGCAATTTTTTGTGACAAGGATATCAAATTTAGGTTGCAAAGATAATCAAAGGTTTTAGTACCCCAAAGATTCTATACTGTAATGCAAAAAGGGTTTGACTTTATTTAGTCAAACCCTTTTGTAAGTTTAATTTTTTTAATCTACTGCAACAACAATAAATTCACTTCGTCTATTCAATTGATGTTGTTCTTCAGAACAATTAGAATTGTTTGTTGGCTCGCAAGAACAATCATTCAATAATTGTGACTCACCATAGCCTTTAGCGGTTAGTCTACTGGTTTCAATTCCATTTTTAATTAACCAATCCCTTGTTGATTTTGCTCTTCTGTCTGACAATGCCTCATTGTAAGTAGCGGTTTGTCTGCAGTCAGTATGGGAACGAATATCGATTTTTATTTTTGGATATTCTTTCATTACAGCTAAGACTTTTTCTAGCTCAAAAGCAGCGTCTTTTCTAATAAATGATTTATCTAAATCAAAATAAATTATAGGTATGTTTAATGTTTTAGCTAAATCAGAACCGATCCCAAACATTTTTATACGTTTGTCTAGGCCAATTGAAAGTTCACTATCACCCATTTTTTTGTCAATACTAATTTTACCTTCATTAGTTTCAAAATCCCTTTTCTCGGCTCTGACATAATATTTTTTACCACAATCTATGTCTTTGTAACGATATTTACCTGTTGCATTAGTGTACGTTTCTTTTATAAAAGTGAAATTTTCATCAAGTAAACTTACTCTTGCATTGTCGATTGGTTTCCCTGTTTCATTTTCTGAAATAGTACCAAATAGGTTTTGTTCACATTTTAGTTTTCTCGTTTCCGAGAATTTATAAATATCGTCATAACCATGTCCACCATCTCTATTGGAAGTAAAAAATCCTATTCTACTTTTACTGTCAATGAAAAAACCAAAGTCATCTTTATTTCCGTTAATAGGTTCTCCTATGTTTTTAACTTCACTAAAGGTATTTCCTTTTATATCCGTTACAAAGACATCTAGACCTCCCAATCCTGGACGTCCATCAGAGGCAAAGTAC from Flavobacterium ovatum carries:
- a CDS encoding RecX family transcriptional regulator — translated: MHILQEVKRKIEFYCIYQDRCHEEVISKLREMQMDRDEVDVIISQLITDNFLNEERFACSYARGKHRIKHWGKIRITNELKFRKINQTLIKIALKEIKEEYDSNFEIWSQKHWETITEKNVLKKRKKFCDYFLRRGFESFLVYDRVKELE
- a CDS encoding beta-ketoacyl synthase N-terminal-like domain-containing protein; translated protein: MSQKIAITALASISPLGSKPLEIWNNYLNSKTCFSKQFLDHQETLVGAISNEDAISLKKLSASDSKYKSLDKTVLLAISASRQAIAQAGWTKGDDFGINIGSSRGATDLFEKHYKEYLESGKAQTLASPTTTLGNISSWVAHDLQTTGPEISHSITCSTALHSLLNGIAWLKAGMATKFLVGGSEAPLTDFTIGQMRALKIYSKNQDEYPNRALDLDKKQNTMILGEGASVCCLELGEKENALAYVEGFGYATEILEHNISISAEAICFQKSMKMALANIDMSDIDAIVMHAPGTVKGDLTEYKAIQKIFSENLPLLTTNKWKTGHTFGTSGMLSIELAVMMLQYNQFIPVPFAKAQQQTKPIRKVLVNSVGFGGNAVSILLSI